The Candidatus Brocadiaceae bacterium genome includes the window CAGCAGACGCTGGAGCGCCGGACGGTCCATGTTGCCGCCCGTGTAGCCGCCGTCGTCGTAGCGGGCGCTCACGCAGACCCAGCCCTCGGACTTCTGGCTGGCCACGTATGCCTCTTCGGCTTCGCGCTGCGCGTCGAGGCTGTTGAACTCCTGCTCCAAGCCATCCTCGGTGCTCTTGCGGGTGTAGATCGCGCAGCGGAACGTGATCGGGTTGGTGGTGGTCTTACTCATCGGCGACTCCGTTCTTGCCGGGCTTCAGGTTGAAGAAGTGGTATCCGTTCCAGTGCGTGCCGGTGACGGCCCTGGCGACGGCCGAGAGGCTGCGGTAGACCTCGCCCTCGTATTCGAAGCCCCGTGGCAGGACGCGCACCACGACCTCGCGGCCCTTGTATGGCCGCCGCAGGATCGCGCCCGGCATCGGCAACCGCGAGTCGTGGTCGAAGATGACCGACGCCGTGGTGGTGATGGCGACCTGGCTGTCGGGCGCGACCTTCGGGGCGGTGGTTCGCAGGTCGGCCTCGACCTGATCCTTCAGGCTGTGCTGCTGGACCTCGCCCACGTCGCCCTTCGCCCGGCGCGGGCCCTTCGCGTTCTTCTCTATGGCGTCCTTGACGTTATCGGCCATCGTTGTGCTCCTGTCCTGAGCCCGTCGAAGGGCCGTTGATTACGCGGGCGAATCGCCAAACAAAAAGGGCCGCCGATGCGAGGGTGCGCTCGCACCAGCGGCCCTTGAATGGCTCAGCAGCCCGGCGGAGATCAGCCGCCGCACTGTCGCCCGGGTCTTCCTTTCACTCTATCGTACGCGATCCACCCCGTGTCGCAAGACCGCTTTTCGCCAATATCGCCCTCCATTCGGTGGCCTCCAGACGGCATAGACAGTCGGCCGGATTCGCCGCACGCCAAAGCGGGCCCCGGCGCAGGATCGCAATGGTCAGTCCTGATGAAGCATGCCGTCTTCCCAGTGGCCCGGCAGGACCGTGTGAGTCAGCCAGAAGGAGGTCCGGCCCAGGAACACC containing:
- a CDS encoding DUF2924 domain-containing protein — its product is MADNVKDAIEKNAKGPRRAKGDVGEVQQHSLKDQVEADLRTTAPKVAPDSQVAITTTASVIFDHDSRLPMPGAILRRPYKGREVVVRVLPRGFEYEGEVYRSLSAVARAVTGTHWNGYHFFNLKPGKNGVADE